Proteins from one Candida orthopsilosis Co 90-125, chromosome 2 draft sequence genomic window:
- a CDS encoding Hsv2 protein (S. cerevisiae homolog HSV2 has phosphoinositide binding, has role in piecemeal microautophagy of nucleus and localizes to endosome, fungal-type vacuole, peripheral to membrane of membrane fraction) yields the protein MMSSDITTTTNSPSFGISNNNNNNNHNTRSAQMIKINSPPHQQQHQPQSNTPKHKSPPPVQQSQSFASLRRSSPVPKDLKILCINFNQDHGCFAIGHELGFLVYNTDPIELRVKRNFSGNINTPSRYNLNVVTASNTTTTTTAGYGSGIGHITMLHRTNYLAIVGGGINPRFPTNKLIIWDDLKRKNSLSLEFDKPVLNILLSRIKIVVVLVDEIIVYSFASPPKKLISFETHHNEFGVADMSVTTSTKSTQKKPRAYSDTHTQDQLHPTARGSHGSVSSAGSATSNTSVTSGTSLNSILNHNNKNSNTQQPSTILVFPGKAIGQIQIVDLAQQQPGSSINIIKAHKSTIRNLCINKSGTMVASASILGTLIRIHSTSTTNLLYEFRRGIDKADISSMKFSHDDSKLAVLSDKYTLHIFNLEEQRHREQQHQDHPQQENKQHTLNKFISFLPSTLVPQYFKSTWSYCSINTNKYHQQESELDKGTLGWVGDDEVVIVWQKKKIWEKYTIMKKTKHSGGDVLDMKESVEYEIVRTSWKSLDNE from the coding sequence ATGATGTCATCAGATATAACCACCACTACAAACCTGCCATCATTCGGCataagcaacaacaataataataacaaCCACAACACGCGTTCGGCTCAAATGATTAAAATAAACTCCCCACCtcatcaacagcagcatCAACCACAGTCAAATACCCCAAAACACAAACTGCCTCCACCTGTccaacaatcacaatctTTTGCAAGCTTACGTCGTTCATCACCAGTACCAAAAGATTTAAAAATACTCTGCATTAACTTTAATCAAGATCATGGATGTTTTGCCATTGGTCATGAATTGGGCTTTCTTGTCTACAATACAGACCCTATAGAACTACGGGTAAAACGGAATTTTAGTGGTAATATCAACACGCCATCAAGatacaatttgaatgttgTAACTGCATCTAATAcaactactactactacgGCAGGATATGGATCCGGTATTGGTCATATTACTATGTTGCATCGAACTAATTATTTGGCAATTGTTGGTGGAGGAATCAACCCTCGTTTCCCTACGAATAAATTAATTATTTGGGATGatttgaagagaaagaatAGTTTGTCATTAGAGTTTGACAAACCAGTGCTCAACATTCTTTTATCGAGGAtcaagattgttgttgtattagTCGATGAGATTATAGTATATTCATTTGCATCTCCACCTAAAAAGTTAATCAGTTTTGAAACTCATCataatgaatttggtgTTGCCGACATGTCGGTCACAACTTCAACTAAATCGACACAAAAGAAACCTCGTGCATACTCAGATACACATACTCAAGATCAGTTACATCCCACAGCTCGGGGTAGTCATGGATCAGTTTCGAGTGCAGGTTCGGCAACTAGTAACACATCAGTGACTAGTGGTACCTCACTCAATAGCATTTTAAACCacaacaataaaaacaGCAACACTCAGCAACCAAGTACTATTCTTGTATTCCCTGGTAAGGCAATCGggcaaattcaaattgttgatcttgcccaacaacaaccagGATCATCTATCAATATAATCAAAGCTCATAAATCAACTATACGAAACTTGTGCATAAATAAGTCAGGAACAATGGTGGCTAGTGCATCAATATTGGGCACTTTAATTCGAATTCATTCTACTTCAACTACAAATTTACTTTATGAGTTTCGTCGTGGGATAGATAAAGCAGATATCTCGTCGATGAAGTTTAGTCACGATGATTCTAAACTTGCTGTGTTGTCTGACAAGTACACCCTTCATATATTCAACCTAGAGGAACAACGCCATCGGGAACAACAGCATCAAGATCACCCACAACAAGAGAATAAACAACATACattgaataaattcatCAGTTTTCTTCCATCTACGTTAGTTCCGcaatatttcaaaagtacATGGAGTTATTGTAGtatcaacaccaacaagtatcatcaacaagaacTGGAATTGGACAAAGGTACATTGGGATGGGTTGGTGATGACGAAGTGGTTATTGTTTggcaaaagaagaaaatatGGGAGAAGTACACCATAATGAAGAAGACAAAGCAtagtggtggtgatgtGCTAGATATGAAGGAACTGGTTGAGTATGAAATTGTTAGAACTAGTTGGAAATCATTAGATAATGAGTGA
- a CDS encoding protease B inhibitor, producing the protein MSDDKGYIVTLKDDTSDKEAESIKSKIKDLGGKITNEFSLIKGFSVKLPKIHADALHKEHPKIASVEEDKEVHTQ; encoded by the coding sequence ATGTCCGACGATAAAGGTTACATCGTTACTTTGAAAGATGACACTTCCGACAAAGAAGCTGAATCAATCAAGAGCAAAATTAAAGACTTGGGTGGTAAAATCACCAATGAGTTTAGTTTGATTAAGGGATTTTCCGTCAAATTGCCAAAGATTCATGCTGATGCTTTACATAAGGAACATCCAAAGATTGCTagtgttgaagaagataagGAAGTACACACTCAGTAG
- a CDS encoding Ams1 alpha-mannosidase has product MGYENFNHQPNFKPIDHLYEGRLRQFTDTGGQYPSLNLPKFYDINRTEIGNLQTWKVPDDEEGRTQRPLFRDIKFDEVSWEHIGLGYNFGPSWKTFWVKFHLDIPEDWLKYEGLEIEWDSSSEALIYDANGRPLQAFTGGDRNLFEIPDKFRKTGRQLFYIEVACNGMFGNGADGEPNPNRYFRLNKAHLVVPNLEARRLFWDFWILGDAAREFPGGWQKYQAADICTKIMNTFDPENVDSIKDCRKLATKLLSDKINSEEVFNEYPNKTKRIDVFGVGNCHIDTAWEWPFAETKRKIVRSWTTQLKIADKYPEYVFVASQMQQFKWLKQSYPEIIDDIKEKFKRNQFIPLGGSWVENDTNLPNGESLLRQFILGQRFTQAEFGFRSNIFWLPDTFGYSSQIPQICQLSGIDRFLTQKLSWNNINTFPLTTFNWKGINGSQVLVHMPPDNTYTAAANFGDVSRSQHQHKNLRDVPTGLLLYGFGDGGGGPTPEMIEKLRRCRGLSNEVGLLPSVALDVSIEDFYDHLLEKSDNGSTLPTWTGEIYLEFHRGTYTVQAQIKRLMRQGEIKLHDLELVAGLVSLKNKDYHYPTKQINDLWEDLCLCQFHDVLPGSCIGMVYYEEVFPMLTSLLEKADKLIFKAFEASGKPKRNTVVNTLPWDRHNEIVELSEDESPDLYKAFKKDGRVTKDGKLQVSVDYVGGETKVNKKVKYPASVKSDDDGYVLSNGLLVAKISSNGIITSLYDTVAEREIIDTTATTQTKQGNEAVGGNQYLLFDDEPLNFPAWDTELYSLEKFKLLDNAKSKILSDDALESSIVVIHEISPNSSIETVISLAGINDEHSVNNYVKFSSTVQWHETYKFLKVQFPTTVNTSLDASYETQFGITKRPTHYNTSWDVAKFEVCHHKFMDLSEYNYGVSILNNSKYGGSIHGNLIRLSLLRSAKAPDNKADMGEHKFEYAIYPHTGPLGVNTVKAGYNFNYKLIPKTMDASYLHAIRLNTDKKSSLILSHIKRGEDDVDVSQYSELSKNEKSIVVRIYESLGGVGKGELVIDEKHFKVDKVIKTNGLENETFEELEVKKGIVGIKLNGFEIGTYKILLK; this is encoded by the coding sequence ATGGGATAcgaaaatttcaatcatcAACCTAACTTTAAACCAATTGATCATCTTTATGAAGGTCGATTACGTCAATTTACTGACACTGGTGGCCAATACCCCAGCTTAAATTTACCCAAATTCTATGATATAAATAGAACTGAAATTGGTAATTTACAAACTTGGAAAGTTCccgatgatgaagaaggaagaaCTCAAAGACCTTTGTTTCGTGATATcaagtttgatgaagtatCTTGGGAACATATTGGATTAGGATACAATTTTGGACCAAGTTGGAAGACATTTTGGGTCAAGTTTCACTTGGATATTCCTGAAGATTGGCTCAAATACGAAGgattggaaattgaatggGATTCAAGTTCAGAAGCATTGATTTATGATGCTAATGGTCGTCCTTTACAAGCTTTTACTGGAGGTGATCGTaacttgtttgaaattccTGATAAGTTTAGAAAAACAGGAAGACAATTGTTTTACATTGAAGTTGCATGTAATGGAATGTTTGGTAATGGTGCTGATGGGGAGCCAAACCCAAACAGATATTTCCGTTTAAACAAAGCTCATTTGGTGGTTCCTAATTTGGAAGCTAGAAGACTCTTTTGGGATTTCTGGATTTTGGGTGATGCAGCAAGAGAATTTCCTGGAGGATGGCAAAAGTATCAAGCAGCTGATATTTGTACCAAGATTATGAACACATTTGATCCTGAAAATGTCGACTCTATCAAAGATTGTCGTAAATTGGCTACAAAATTACTCAgtgacaaaatcaactcAGAAGAAGTGTTTAACGAATATCCAAATAAGACTAAACGCATTGATGTATTTGGCGTGGGTAACTGTCACATTGATACTGCTTGGGAATGGCCATTTGCTGAAACAAAGAGGAAAATTGTTCGTTCTTGGACtactcaattgaaaattgcaGACAAGTATCCTGAATATGTGTTTGTAGCATCGCAAATgcaacaattcaaatggtTGAAGCAATCGTATCctgaaatcattgatgatattaaAGAAAAGTTCAAGAGGAACCAATTTATCCCTCTTGGTGGATCGTGggttgaaaatgatacCAATTTACCCAATGGTGAGTCTTTACTTAGACAGTTTATCTTGGGACAAAGATTCACTCAAGCTGAATTTGGATTCCGTTCCAACATTTTTTGGTTACCAGATACTTTCGGCTATAGTTCGCAAATTCCgcaaatttgtcaattgtcTGGTATTGATCGTTTCTTGACTCAAAAATTGTCATGGAACAATATAAACACGTTCCCGCTTACTACTTTTAATTGGAAAGGTATTAACGGATCACAGGTTTTGGTTCATATGCCTCCAGATAATACGTATACTGCTGCTGCAAACTTTGGTGATGTTCTGAGATCACAACACCAACATAAGAATTTAAGAGATGTACCAACAGGTTTGTTACTTTATGGATTTGGTGACGGTGGCGGTGGTCCAACACCAgaaatgattgaaaaattgagacGTTGTAGAGGTTTGAGCAACGAAGTTGGTTTACTTCCATCAGTTGCATTGGATGTGTCCATTGAGGATTTCTATGACCACTTGTTAGAAAAGTCTGACAATGGACTGACCTTGCCAACTTGGACGGGTGAAATTTATCTTGAGTTCCATCGTGGTACTTACACTGTACAAGCACAGATAAAGAGACTCATGAGACAAGGTGAAATTAAATTGCACGACTTGGAGTTGGTGGCTGGCTTGGTTAGTCTCAAGAACAAGGATTATCATTATCCAACTAAACAGATTAACGATTTGTGGGAGGACCTTTGCTTGTGTCAATTCCATGATGTCTTACCTGGTAGTTGTATTGGAATGGTTTACTATGAGGAAGTTTTCCCGATGTTGACAAGTTTATTGGAAAAAGCTGACAAGTTAATCTTTAAAGCATTTGAAGCTTCAGGTAAACCAAAACGTAATACAGTGGTCAACACTTTACCATGGGATAGAcataatgaaattgttgagctTAGTGAAGACGAGTCGCCAGATTTATACAAGGCATTCAAAAAAGATGGACGTGTTACCAAAGATGGTAAGCTTCAAGTTTCGGTTGACTATGTTGGAGGAGAAACTAAGGTGAACAAGAAGGTAAAATATCCTGCCAGTGTCAAGTCTGATGACGATGGATACGTTTTGTCCAATGGATTATTGGTTGCaaagatttcatcaaatggtaTCATCACTTCTCTTTATGATACAGTTGCTGAAAGAGAAATTATTGACACTACAGCAACCACACAGACGAAACAAGGAAATGAGGCTGTTGGAGGTaatcaatatttgttgtttgatgatgaaccCCTCAATTTCCCTGCTTGGGATACTGAATTGTACTCattggaaaaattcaaGTTATTGGATAATGCCAAAAGTAAGATTTTGTCTGATGATGCGTTAGAGTCTtctattgttgttattcatgaaatttcaccaaactCATCTATTGAAACTGTTATTTCATTAGCTGGTATAAATGATGAACACAGTGTCAATAATTATGTGAAATTCTCATCAACTGTGCAATGGCATGAGACTTATAAGTTCTTGAAAGTTCAATTCCCAACTACAGTCAATACATCCTTAGATGCAAGCTATGAGActcaatttggaatcaCCAAGAGACCAACTCATTACAATACCTCATGGGATGTGgccaaatttgaagtttGTCATCACAAATTTATGGACTTAAGTGAGTACAATTACGGTGTAtccattttgaacaatagCAAATATGGTGGATCGATTCATGGTAATTTAATCAGATTGTCCTTACTCAGAAGTGCAAAAGCACCCGATAATAAAGCAGATATGGGTGAGCATAAGTTTGAGTATGCTATTTACCCACATACGGGGCCTTTAGGTGTCAACACCGTCAAAGCAGgttacaatttcaattacaAGTTGATTCCGAAGACTATGGATGCATCGTATTTGCATGCTATTAGATTAAACACTGATAAAAAGTCTTCCTTGATTTTATCTCACATTAAACGTGGAGAggatgatgttgatgtgaGTCAATATAGCGAATTGtcaaagaatgaaaagTCAATTGTTGTGAGAATCTATGAGTCTTTGGGTGGTGTTGGTAAAGGTGAGTTggttattgatgaaaaacATTTCAAGGTCGACAAAGTCATCAAAACCAATGGGTTGGAAAATGAGACGtttgaagagttggaaGTAAAGAAAGGTATTGTTGGTATCAAGTTGaatggatttgaaattggtacCTATAAAATATTGTTAAAGTAA
- a CDS encoding Cta6 protein (in S. cerevisiae protein activates transcription in 1-hybrid assay), translated as MKDGSFSYLHLSNPNIATYIETWHNEPMPFDDIEPPQINNTKHNNGNFKNGGELPSSLDNDDEDPLHGTQVFGAGTNGGASTGRGRGLTGVGGSSGAAGVDVFARTQWMDLRLHEVFKDDIKRFQDLTILPSIEKKD; from the coding sequence ATGAAAGACGGATCGTTCAGTTACTTACATCTTTCCAACCCCAACATAGCTACATACATCGAAACATGGCACAATGAGCCAATGccatttgatgatatcgAACCACCACAAATtaacaacaccaaacaCAACAATGGTAACTTCAAGAATGGAGGAGAGTTGCCGCTGCTGTTGGAcaatgacgatgaagacCCACTTCATGGTACGCAAGTCTTTGGAGCAGGTACAAATGGTGGTGCTAGTACAGGACGAGGTAGAGGATTGACAGGAGTTGGTGGTTCAAGTGGTGCTGCTGGTGTTGATGTGTTTGCACGCACTCAGTGGATGGATTTACGATTACATGAGGTGTTCAAAGATGATATTAAGAGGTTTCAGGATTTAACAATATTACCcagtattgaaaaaaaggaTTAA
- a CDS encoding Sod1 superoxide dismutase (cytosolic copper- and zinc-containing superoxide dismutase, involved in protection from stress and required for full virulence) — protein sequence MVKAVAVLRGDSNVSGVVRFEQTAESEPTTISWEIAGNDPNALRGFHVHAFGDNTNGCTSAGPHFNPFSKTHGAPEDDERHVGDLGNISTDSQGVAKGTKQDLLIKLIGANSILGRTVVVHAGTDDYGKGGFEDSKTTGHAGARPACGVIGLSE from the exons ATGGTCAAAGCAG TTGCTGTACTTAGAGGAGACTCAAACGTTAGCGGAGTCGTTAGATTCGAACAAACCGCAGAATCTGAACCAACCACAATCAGTTGGGAAATTGCTGGTAATGACCCTAACGCATTAAGAGGATTCCACGTCCATGCATTTGGTGACAATACCAATGGATGTACTTCTGCCGGTCCTCATTTCAACCCATTCAGCAAGACTCATGGGGCTCcagaagatgatgaaagaCATGTTGGTGACTTGGGTAACATTTCTACTGATTCTCAAGGTGTTGCTAAGGGAACAAAAcaagatttgttgattaaattgattggtgCTAATAGTATCCTTGGTAgaactgttgttgttcatgCAGGTACTGATGATTATGGTAAAGGTGGTTTTGAAGATTCAAAGACTACTGGACATGCGGGTGCTAGACCAGCCTGTGGTGTTATTGGATTATCAGAGTAG